The Microbacterium sp. KUDC0406 genome includes a window with the following:
- the ald gene encoding alanine dehydrogenase has product MKIGVPTEVKNNENRVALTPAGTDRLVHEGHSVHVQSGAGLGSGISDDAYRSAGAEIVDTAEEAWGRADLLLKVKEPIAQEYGFLRDDLTLFAYLHLAADRALTAALVDAGTTAVAYETVQLPDRSLPLLFPMSEIAGRLSVTMGSYSLLRSNGGRGVLLGGIPGTRRAKTVVIGGGVAGEHAAANALGLGSNVTVIDISLPRLRELEHLYPGLETRASSRYDIAEELAAADLVIGSVLIPGAAAPKLVTDEMVANMKPGSVLVDIAIDQGGCFEGSRPTTHDDPTFAVHDSIYYCVANMPGAVPETATRALTNATLPYVSAIAGKGWDRAAADDAALAKGLNVRAGRITLPAVAEAHGFAA; this is encoded by the coding sequence ATGAAGATCGGCGTCCCCACCGAAGTCAAGAACAACGAGAACCGGGTCGCCCTGACACCCGCCGGCACCGACCGTCTCGTGCACGAAGGACACAGCGTGCACGTGCAGTCCGGCGCGGGGCTCGGCTCGGGGATCAGCGACGATGCCTACCGCTCCGCCGGCGCCGAGATCGTCGACACCGCCGAGGAGGCCTGGGGACGGGCCGACCTGCTGCTGAAGGTGAAGGAGCCCATCGCTCAGGAGTACGGCTTCCTGCGCGACGACCTCACCCTGTTCGCCTACCTGCACCTCGCCGCCGATCGCGCCCTCACCGCCGCGCTCGTCGATGCCGGCACCACCGCCGTCGCCTACGAGACCGTGCAGCTCCCCGATCGCAGCCTTCCCCTGCTCTTCCCGATGAGCGAGATCGCCGGACGCCTGTCCGTGACGATGGGCTCGTACTCCCTGCTGCGCTCCAACGGCGGCCGCGGCGTTCTGCTCGGCGGCATCCCCGGCACCCGGCGCGCGAAGACCGTCGTGATCGGCGGCGGCGTCGCCGGCGAGCACGCCGCCGCCAATGCTCTGGGCCTCGGATCGAACGTCACCGTGATCGACATCTCGCTGCCGCGCCTGCGCGAGCTGGAGCACCTGTACCCGGGCCTCGAGACCCGCGCCTCGAGCCGCTACGACATCGCCGAGGAGCTCGCCGCCGCCGACCTCGTGATCGGCTCGGTGCTGATCCCCGGCGCCGCCGCCCCCAAGCTCGTCACCGACGAGATGGTCGCGAACATGAAGCCGGGATCGGTTCTGGTCGACATCGCCATCGACCAGGGCGGATGCTTCGAGGGCTCGCGCCCGACGACACATGACGACCCCACATTCGCCGTGCACGACTCGATCTACTACTGCGTCGCGAACATGCCCGGCGCTGTGCCGGAGACCGCCACGCGCGCGCTCACCAACGCCACCCTCCCCTACGTGTCGGCGATCGCCGGCAAGGGCTGGGACCGAGCGGCAGCGGACGACGCGGCCCTGGCCAAGGGGCTGAACGTGCGCGCAGGGCGCATCACGCTTCCGGCTGTCGCCGAGGCGCACGGCTTCGCCGCCTGA
- a CDS encoding YccF domain-containing protein: MRTLLNIIWLIFAGFGLFLGYVLAGVLLCIPIITIPWAIASFRTAGFVIWPFGRTIVAKPTAGVGSFLGNVIWVILAGWWLALGHIVSGIALCITIIGIPMAIADFKLVPISLMPLGKEIVSTRDGAFA; the protein is encoded by the coding sequence ATGCGCACCCTGCTGAACATCATCTGGCTGATCTTCGCCGGCTTCGGCCTGTTCCTCGGCTATGTGCTCGCGGGCGTGCTGCTGTGCATCCCGATCATCACGATCCCGTGGGCGATCGCCTCGTTCCGCACTGCCGGATTCGTGATCTGGCCGTTCGGGCGCACGATCGTGGCCAAGCCCACCGCCGGCGTCGGCTCGTTCCTCGGCAACGTGATCTGGGTGATCCTCGCGGGCTGGTGGCTCGCACTCGGCCACATCGTCTCCGGCATCGCGCTGTGCATCACGATCATCGGCATCCCGATGGCGATCGCCGACTTCAAGCTGGTGCCGATCTCGCTGATGCCGCTCGGCAAAGAGATCGTCTCCACCCGCGACGGCGCGTTCGCCTGA
- a CDS encoding pyridoxal phosphate-dependent aminotransferase yields MTERAPLSRKLSAIAESATLKVDAKAKALKAEGKPVISYAAGEPDFATPQFIVDAAAEALADPANYRYTPAAGLPALREAIAAKTLRDSGLEVSPSQVIVTNGGKQSVYQAFQAVVNPGDEVLLPAPYWTTYPEAIRLADGVPVEVFAGADQDYKVTVEQLEAARTPRTTVLVFVSPSNPTGSVYSPEETTAIAAWAVEHGIWIISDEIYQNLTYPSTGSGTQSTGSGTQRVEATSVVQAVPEVAGQTILVNGVAKTYAMTGWRVGWMVGPADAIKIAGNLQSHLTSNVNNVAQKAAIAALNGPQTEAEQMREAFDRRRRLIVSELSKIDGLVVPNPTGAFYVYPDVQGLLGRTWGGVTPTTSLELADLILDQAEVAVVPGEAFGPSGYVRMSYALGDDALLEGVQRLQRLFAS; encoded by the coding sequence GTGACCGAACGCGCCCCGCTGTCCCGCAAACTGTCCGCCATCGCCGAGTCCGCCACGCTCAAGGTGGACGCCAAGGCCAAGGCCCTCAAGGCCGAGGGCAAGCCCGTCATCTCGTATGCCGCCGGCGAGCCCGACTTCGCGACGCCGCAGTTCATCGTGGATGCCGCGGCCGAGGCCCTCGCCGACCCCGCGAACTACCGGTACACCCCCGCCGCCGGCCTGCCCGCTCTGCGCGAGGCGATCGCGGCGAAGACCCTGCGCGACTCGGGCCTCGAGGTCTCGCCGAGCCAGGTCATCGTCACCAACGGCGGCAAGCAGTCGGTATACCAGGCGTTCCAGGCAGTGGTGAACCCGGGCGACGAGGTCCTGCTCCCCGCGCCGTACTGGACCACCTACCCCGAGGCGATCCGTCTCGCCGACGGCGTGCCGGTCGAGGTGTTCGCCGGCGCCGACCAGGACTACAAGGTCACCGTCGAGCAGCTCGAGGCCGCGCGCACCCCGCGAACCACCGTGCTGGTGTTCGTCTCGCCCTCGAACCCGACCGGCTCGGTCTACTCCCCCGAGGAGACCACAGCGATCGCAGCGTGGGCGGTCGAGCACGGCATCTGGATCATCTCCGACGAGATCTACCAGAACCTGACCTACCCTTCGACAGGCTCAGGGACCCAATCGACAGGCTCAGGGACCCAGCGTGTCGAGGCGACCTCGGTCGTTCAGGCCGTGCCCGAGGTCGCCGGCCAGACCATCCTCGTCAACGGCGTGGCCAAGACCTACGCGATGACCGGATGGCGCGTGGGCTGGATGGTGGGCCCGGCCGATGCGATCAAGATCGCCGGCAACCTGCAGTCGCACCTGACCAGCAACGTGAACAACGTTGCGCAGAAGGCGGCGATCGCGGCACTGAACGGCCCGCAGACCGAGGCCGAGCAGATGCGCGAGGCGTTCGACCGTCGTCGACGGCTGATCGTGTCGGAGCTGTCGAAGATCGACGGCCTCGTGGTGCCGAACCCCACCGGCGCGTTCTACGTGTACCCCGACGTGCAGGGTCTGCTCGGCCGCACGTGGGGCGGCGTGACCCCGACCACCTCGCTCGAGCTCGCCGACCTCATCCTCGACCAGGCCGAGGTCGCCGTCGTGCCCGGCGAGGCCTTCGGCCCGTCCGGCTACGTGCGTATGTCGTACGCCCTCGGCGACGACGCCCTGCTCGAGGGCGTGCAGCGCCTGCAGCGGCTGTTCGCCTCCTGA